Proteins encoded in a region of the Corynebacterium genitalium ATCC 33030 genome:
- a CDS encoding YggS family pyridoxal phosphate-dependent enzyme, with product MTRKDELAANLEGLRKDVRAAERSAGREDGSVAILPVTKFHPASDVALLAELGIATVGENREQEAKQKAAELPNMRFAMIGQIQTKKANSVARWASEVHSLDSVKLARALDSGVALALERGDRTSDQLPCLIQLSFDEDENRGGVRESDLAELVAEAEQLEHVLVDGFMVVPPIDADPARVFEASRSIADDYAGRLGRPMLLSAGMSHDFEQAITCGSDIVRVGTRLLGQRPVG from the coding sequence ATGACACGCAAAGACGAACTAGCCGCCAATCTGGAAGGACTCCGTAAGGATGTCCGCGCCGCTGAACGCTCGGCCGGGCGCGAAGACGGCAGCGTAGCCATTCTCCCGGTGACGAAGTTCCACCCCGCATCTGATGTGGCGCTGCTTGCGGAACTCGGCATCGCCACCGTCGGTGAGAACCGGGAACAGGAAGCGAAGCAGAAGGCGGCGGAGCTGCCCAACATGCGGTTCGCCATGATCGGTCAAATTCAGACGAAGAAGGCGAACTCGGTCGCGCGGTGGGCCAGCGAAGTCCACTCACTCGACTCCGTCAAACTCGCCCGCGCGCTGGATAGCGGTGTGGCGCTTGCGCTCGAGCGCGGCGACAGGACGAGCGATCAGCTGCCCTGCCTCATTCAGCTCTCCTTCGACGAAGATGAAAACAGGGGAGGGGTGCGCGAATCCGACCTCGCGGAACTCGTCGCGGAAGCCGAGCAATTAGAGCATGTGCTTGTCGACGGCTTCATGGTCGTGCCTCCCATCGATGCAGACCCTGCGCGGGTTTTTGAGGCGTCGAGAAGCATCGCGGATGACTACGCTGGGCGCTTGGGTCGCCCAATGTTGCTATCTGCCGGGATGTCACATGATTTTGAGCAGGCAATTACCTGTGGATCCGACATCGTGCGTGTCGGAACACGGCTGCTGGGACAGCGGCCCGTAGGCTGA
- a CDS encoding DivIVA domain-containing protein: MPLTPADVHNVAFSKPPIGKRGYNEDEVDQFLDLVEDTLAQLQDENDDLRARLEEGGSAPAQGAPQADEGAIRRRIEQELRQEYEGRLREAQQARERAENEARTAREGAAASASTKIDPSAQATEEANVQAARVLGLAQETAERVTREAEEESRRLLEEARTSASQQVGEAESRAAATTQAAEQRANQLVSDAERRAEETTNEANSRAEAQIRQAEEKAAQLQADAERKHTEIMNTVKQQQSALEARIAELRTFEREYRTRLKTLLESQLEELETRGSSAPSGEN, translated from the coding sequence ATGCCGCTGACACCAGCAGACGTGCACAATGTCGCTTTCAGCAAGCCGCCGATTGGGAAGCGTGGATACAACGAGGACGAGGTCGACCAGTTCCTGGACCTCGTCGAGGACACACTCGCCCAGCTGCAGGATGAGAACGACGATCTGCGCGCTCGTCTCGAGGAGGGCGGCTCCGCCCCGGCTCAGGGTGCCCCGCAGGCAGATGAAGGCGCGATCCGCCGCCGGATCGAGCAGGAGCTGCGCCAAGAGTACGAAGGCCGTCTCCGCGAGGCTCAGCAGGCTCGCGAGCGCGCAGAGAACGAGGCACGCACCGCCCGCGAAGGTGCTGCCGCATCTGCGTCCACCAAGATCGACCCGTCGGCACAGGCCACCGAAGAAGCCAACGTGCAGGCAGCACGCGTTCTGGGCTTGGCTCAGGAAACCGCCGAGCGCGTTACCCGCGAGGCCGAGGAAGAATCCCGCCGCCTGCTCGAGGAAGCACGCACCAGCGCTAGCCAGCAGGTCGGCGAGGCTGAGAGCCGTGCTGCAGCAACCACCCAGGCTGCCGAGCAGCGCGCCAACCAGCTTGTCAGCGACGCAGAGCGTCGCGCCGAGGAAACCACCAACGAAGCAAACTCCCGTGCCGAGGCTCAGATCCGCCAGGCAGAGGAGAAGGCAGCCCAGCTGCAGGCAGATGCCGAGCGCAAGCACACCGAGATCATGAACACGGTGAAGCAACAGCAGTCCGCACTGGAGGCTCGCATCGCCGAGCTGCGCACCTTCGAGCGCGAGTACCGTACCCGCCTCAAGACCCTGCTCGAGTCCCAGCTCGAGGAGCTGGAGACGCGCGGTTCTTCCGCACCGTCCGGCGAAAACTAA
- a CDS encoding cell division protein FtsQ/DivIB translates to MPVKRIAGAIAALLVLVAVAWAIIYFTPVMTVKNVVADGNQHVSDEDIASATGVEPGIPLAQVNTREAASGVASLPWVKSATASRSWPSTLKIKVEENVAVAFMKGSQGATLIDAEGREFAVDTPPDNAVELTGGMNDENVRKDAVDIVASLSEKAKGAVDSIEARSKYDFVLHLKDKTVVWGASEDNENKSLALDTVLQREGGEFNVSNPQQITSK, encoded by the coding sequence ATGCCTGTGAAGAGAATCGCCGGCGCCATTGCGGCCCTCCTTGTCCTCGTCGCCGTAGCGTGGGCGATCATCTACTTCACCCCTGTGATGACTGTGAAGAACGTGGTGGCCGATGGCAACCAGCACGTCTCAGACGAAGACATCGCCTCCGCGACCGGGGTGGAGCCAGGAATCCCGCTCGCGCAGGTGAATACACGGGAGGCAGCGTCCGGGGTCGCTTCCTTGCCGTGGGTGAAGTCGGCGACGGCCTCACGTAGTTGGCCCAGCACGCTCAAGATCAAGGTCGAGGAAAACGTCGCAGTCGCGTTCATGAAGGGCTCGCAGGGTGCCACGCTTATCGACGCTGAAGGCCGCGAATTCGCCGTCGACACTCCGCCCGACAACGCTGTAGAGCTCACAGGCGGTATGAACGACGAGAACGTCCGGAAGGATGCCGTCGATATTGTCGCTAGCTTGAGTGAGAAGGCTAAAGGTGCCGTGGACTCGATTGAGGCGCGGTCGAAGTACGACTTCGTGCTGCATCTCAAAGACAAAACTGTGGTGTGGGGCGCGTCTGAGGACAACGAGAACAAGTCTTTAGCTCTGGACACAGTTCTGCAGCGCGAGGGTGGCGAATTCAACGTGAGCAACCCGCAGCAAATCACCTCTAAATAG
- a CDS encoding sensor histidine kinase: protein MSLRARIAAMFVLTTFLAGAALTALVYAYLKLTPVPFRAEFPGGDAGDAGGAEGAAGAVIDGAVPVADEVLRVVLIVSVVGLLLLTALSGLIGWFVAGWVITPLSGLAHTARQVTAGDLEQRTGYDGADDEVGDLASALDTMLDSLEDSITAQKRFAANASHELKTPIATIQTVADVALATPEDAEHLRTALTQIRSVNADNAAMVSALLDLARAENPELAPVDLGEICGGDDHVAVMGDAVLLRHAVSNLVRNAQTHGENMRLSLTSDGHEARVVVTNDGAVLDPDAVATFTEPFTRGTNRVGDGHGLGLALTDAIARSHGGRLELHARAEGGLTAGLILPVAPAAPATPPTREN from the coding sequence ATGTCCTTGAGAGCCCGCATCGCAGCCATGTTCGTGCTCACCACGTTTCTCGCCGGTGCGGCATTGACCGCCCTGGTGTACGCCTACTTGAAGCTCACCCCGGTGCCGTTCCGGGCTGAATTCCCCGGCGGGGATGCAGGGGATGCAGGGGGTGCAGAAGGTGCTGCGGGTGCCGTCATCGACGGGGCGGTGCCCGTCGCCGACGAAGTGTTGCGGGTCGTGCTCATTGTCTCCGTTGTGGGCCTTCTGCTGCTCACGGCCTTGTCCGGCCTGATCGGCTGGTTCGTGGCCGGTTGGGTGATCACTCCGCTATCCGGCCTGGCGCACACCGCACGCCAGGTCACCGCGGGCGATCTGGAGCAGCGCACCGGGTATGACGGCGCCGACGACGAAGTCGGCGACCTCGCCTCCGCCCTCGACACGATGCTTGATTCGCTCGAGGACTCGATCACCGCCCAGAAGCGGTTCGCGGCGAACGCCTCCCACGAGCTGAAAACGCCGATTGCCACCATCCAGACTGTCGCAGACGTCGCGCTGGCTACCCCTGAGGATGCCGAGCATCTGCGCACAGCCCTGACCCAGATCCGTTCCGTCAACGCCGACAACGCCGCGATGGTCAGTGCGCTTCTCGACCTCGCACGAGCGGAGAACCCCGAACTCGCCCCCGTCGACCTCGGTGAGATCTGCGGGGGCGACGACCACGTGGCCGTCATGGGCGACGCCGTCCTGCTGCGCCACGCTGTGTCGAACCTGGTGCGCAACGCGCAGACTCACGGTGAGAACATGCGGCTGAGCTTGACCAGCGACGGCCATGAAGCCCGCGTGGTGGTGACGAACGACGGCGCTGTGCTCGACCCTGATGCCGTCGCGACGTTCACTGAACCGTTCACCCGCGGCACCAACCGCGTCGGCGACGGCCACGGACTCGGCCTTGCGCTCACCGATGCAATCGCCCGGTCCCACGGCGGCCGCCTCGAACTCCACGCCCGGGCAGAAGGCGGGCTGACCGCCGGTCTTATTCTCCCTGTTGCTCCTGCAGCTCCAGCCACTCCTCCCACGCGAGAGAATTGA
- a CDS encoding YggT family protein, translating into MIGAILYALVGLYTLMVIVRLIIEMIQSFAKHFDPPSWFMVAAEVFFVTTDPPIRFLRRYIPPLPLGGVALDVSVIVLFIGLMILSALIVTIFGI; encoded by the coding sequence ATGATCGGCGCCATTCTCTATGCACTTGTGGGTTTGTACACCCTCATGGTGATCGTCCGGCTCATCATCGAGATGATCCAGTCTTTCGCTAAACACTTCGATCCTCCGTCGTGGTTCATGGTCGCTGCGGAGGTCTTTTTTGTCACCACAGACCCGCCGATCCGCTTCCTGCGCCGTTATATTCCGCCACTTCCGCTCGGTGGGGTGGCCTTGGATGTCAGCGTAATTGTGCTGTTCATAGGCCTAATGATCCTTTCTGCGTTGATCGTCACCATCTTCGGGATTTAA
- the ileS gene encoding isoleucine--tRNA ligase, with amino-acid sequence MSSNTAGRAYPKVDMTGGSNKFPDMERIVLDYWQKDSTFQASLENRENCEEYVFNDGPPFANGLPHYGHLLTGYVKDIVPRFRTMTGYHVPRVFGWDCHGLPAELEAEKQLGITDKAQIEDMGLAKFNEYCGQSVMHYAGEWEDYVTRQARWVDFENGYKTMDIEYMESVMWAFKELYDKGLIYQGFRVLPYSWAEHTPLSNQETRLDDSYKERQDPTVTVTLPIAGARAGFKAEQTLAEHPELIDANALAWTTTPWTLPSNLALAVGPEIEYALCVAHGDTQKEKYLIATSLIGSYAKELGEDSEVLATFKGAELEGLEYTPVFDYFADQPNAFMILVADYVSTEDGTGIVHQAPAFGEDDMITCEKYGIGLVIPVDADGKFTSQVPEYEGQLVFGANRDIIRDLKARGRVFQDKVIVHSYPHSWRSGEPLIYMALPAWFVKVTDIRDRMVELNQTIEWIPEHVRDGQFGKWLEGARDWNISRTRYWGSPVPAWVSDNPDYPRVDVYGSLDELEADFGMRPESLHRPYIDELTRPNPDDPTGQSTMRRVPDVLDCWFESGSMPFAQYHYPFENVEEFDTRQPADFIVEYSGQSRGWFYVQHVLSTALFDQVAFKQVVAHGIVLGDDGQKMSKSKGNYPNIYEVFDRDGSDAMRWFLMSSPILRGGNLIVTEQGIRDGVRQAILPIWNAYTFLQLYSDREAQWDTSSDNVLDRYILAKLHDMVGNVRAALDATDISGACDEVRVFADTLTNWYVRRSRDRFWAGQDEHPEAFNTLYTVLEVLCRAAAPLLPYITEVMWRGLTGERSVHLTDYPDADQFPADAELVAAMDATRSVCSAASSLRKAKKLRNRLPLPALKVALPEAKSLEPFTDVIRDEVNVKNVELTTDVDSAGSFEVVVNAKVAGPTLGKDVQRAIKNVKAGNYVHDGANVVVDGDIVLTPELYTERLVAADPDSTARIEGKDGLVVLDDTVTEELEAEGWAADVIRGLQDARKKEGLDVSDRITVTLYVPADKEQWANQHADHIAAETLATQLSVATDGAGAHEVLDGVTASVAKNG; translated from the coding sequence ATGAGCAGCAACACCGCCGGCCGTGCGTACCCCAAGGTGGATATGACTGGGGGATCCAACAAGTTCCCCGACATGGAGCGCATCGTTCTGGACTATTGGCAGAAGGACTCCACCTTCCAAGCCAGCCTGGAGAACAGGGAAAACTGCGAGGAGTACGTCTTCAACGACGGGCCCCCGTTCGCCAACGGTCTACCGCACTACGGCCACTTGCTCACCGGGTACGTCAAGGACATCGTTCCGCGTTTCCGCACGATGACCGGCTACCACGTGCCGCGCGTCTTCGGCTGGGATTGCCACGGTTTGCCCGCTGAGCTCGAGGCGGAGAAGCAGCTGGGCATCACCGATAAGGCTCAGATCGAAGATATGGGCTTGGCCAAGTTCAACGAGTACTGCGGCCAGTCCGTCATGCACTATGCGGGCGAGTGGGAGGACTACGTCACCCGCCAGGCACGCTGGGTGGACTTCGAGAATGGCTACAAGACGATGGACATCGAGTACATGGAGTCCGTCATGTGGGCGTTCAAGGAGCTCTATGACAAAGGCCTGATCTACCAGGGCTTCCGTGTCCTGCCGTACTCCTGGGCTGAGCACACGCCGCTGTCGAACCAGGAGACGCGTCTCGACGATTCTTACAAGGAGCGCCAGGATCCCACCGTCACTGTCACGCTGCCCATCGCCGGTGCACGCGCGGGCTTCAAGGCGGAGCAGACGCTTGCTGAGCACCCAGAGCTTATCGACGCGAACGCGCTCGCCTGGACCACCACCCCCTGGACCCTGCCCTCGAACCTCGCGTTGGCTGTCGGCCCGGAAATCGAATACGCACTGTGTGTCGCACACGGCGACACACAGAAAGAAAAGTACCTCATCGCGACCTCGCTCATCGGCTCGTATGCAAAGGAACTGGGGGAGGACTCGGAGGTCCTCGCGACGTTCAAGGGCGCGGAGCTCGAGGGGCTGGAGTACACGCCGGTCTTCGACTACTTCGCCGATCAGCCGAACGCGTTCATGATCCTCGTTGCGGACTACGTCTCCACCGAGGACGGCACGGGCATCGTCCACCAGGCCCCGGCATTCGGTGAGGACGATATGATCACCTGCGAGAAGTACGGCATCGGCCTGGTCATCCCCGTTGACGCCGATGGCAAGTTCACCAGCCAGGTGCCCGAGTACGAGGGCCAGCTCGTTTTCGGCGCCAACCGTGACATCATCCGCGATCTGAAGGCTCGCGGCCGCGTCTTTCAGGACAAGGTGATCGTCCACTCCTACCCGCACTCCTGGCGCTCCGGTGAGCCTCTGATCTACATGGCGCTGCCTGCGTGGTTTGTGAAGGTCACCGACATCCGTGACCGCATGGTGGAGCTGAACCAGACCATCGAATGGATCCCGGAGCACGTCCGCGACGGCCAGTTCGGTAAATGGCTGGAAGGCGCACGCGACTGGAACATCTCCCGTACCCGTTACTGGGGCTCCCCGGTGCCCGCCTGGGTCTCGGACAACCCGGACTACCCGCGTGTGGACGTTTATGGCTCACTCGACGAGTTGGAGGCGGACTTCGGCATGCGCCCCGAGTCGCTGCACCGCCCGTACATCGACGAACTGACCCGCCCGAACCCGGACGACCCGACAGGCCAGTCCACGATGCGTCGTGTACCGGATGTACTCGACTGCTGGTTCGAATCCGGCTCCATGCCGTTTGCGCAGTACCACTACCCGTTCGAGAACGTTGAAGAGTTCGACACCCGCCAGCCGGCCGACTTCATCGTCGAATACTCCGGCCAGAGCCGCGGCTGGTTTTACGTCCAGCACGTGCTGTCTACCGCACTGTTTGATCAAGTCGCGTTCAAACAGGTCGTTGCGCACGGCATCGTGTTGGGCGACGACGGACAGAAAATGTCCAAGTCGAAAGGCAATTACCCGAACATCTACGAGGTCTTCGACCGCGACGGCTCTGACGCCATGCGCTGGTTCCTCATGTCCTCGCCGATTCTGCGCGGCGGCAACCTCATTGTCACCGAGCAAGGGATCCGTGACGGCGTGCGCCAGGCAATCCTGCCGATCTGGAACGCCTACACCTTCCTCCAGCTCTACTCTGATCGGGAGGCGCAGTGGGACACCAGCTCGGATAACGTGCTGGACCGCTACATCCTGGCCAAGCTCCACGACATGGTGGGCAACGTGCGCGCAGCGCTTGACGCAACGGACATCTCTGGCGCGTGCGATGAGGTCCGCGTCTTCGCCGACACCTTGACCAATTGGTACGTCCGTCGCTCCCGCGACCGTTTCTGGGCGGGCCAGGACGAGCACCCGGAGGCATTCAACACGCTCTACACGGTGCTGGAGGTCCTGTGCCGGGCAGCTGCCCCACTTTTGCCGTACATCACGGAGGTCATGTGGCGCGGTCTCACGGGCGAGCGTTCGGTCCACCTCACCGACTACCCGGACGCGGACCAGTTCCCGGCCGATGCCGAGCTCGTTGCTGCAATGGACGCGACGCGCTCGGTGTGCTCGGCGGCGTCGTCGCTACGCAAGGCGAAGAAGCTGCGCAACCGCCTGCCGCTGCCTGCGCTGAAGGTGGCGCTACCGGAGGCGAAGTCCTTGGAGCCGTTCACTGATGTGATCCGCGACGAAGTCAACGTGAAGAACGTCGAGCTGACCACGGACGTCGACTCTGCAGGCTCGTTCGAAGTCGTCGTGAACGCCAAGGTGGCGGGCCCGACCTTGGGCAAGGATGTGCAACGCGCGATCAAGAACGTCAAGGCCGGCAATTACGTTCACGACGGCGCAAACGTCGTTGTCGACGGCGATATCGTGCTCACTCCAGAGCTCTACACCGAGCGTCTTGTTGCTGCGGACCCGGATTCGACCGCACGCATCGAGGGCAAGGACGGGCTCGTGGTGCTGGATGACACGGTCACGGAAGAGCTCGAGGCCGAAGGCTGGGCTGCTGACGTGATCCGTGGCCTGCAGGATGCCCGCAAGAAGGAGGGACTGGACGTTTCCGACCGGATCACCGTCACGCTCTACGTTCCGGCCGATAAGGAGCAGTGGGCGAACCAGCACGCCGATCACATTGCGGCAGAGACCTTGGCCACGCAGTTGTCTGTCGCTACCGACGGTGCCGGTGCCCACGAGGTGCTCGACGGCGTCACAGCATCGGTGGCTAAGAACGGCTAA
- the ftsZ gene encoding cell division protein FtsZ yields the protein MTSPSNYLAMIRVVGVGGGGVNAVNRMIEEGLKGVEFVAINTDSQALLFTDADTKLDIGREATRGLGAGANPEVGRTSAEDHKQEIEESLKGSDMVFVTAGEGGGTGTGAAPVVAGIAKKMGALTIGVVTRPFSFEGKRRTRQALEGIEALKEVCDTVIVIPNDRLLQLGDAELSMMEAFRAADEVLYNGVQGITNLITIPGMINVDFADVRSVMADAGSALMGVGSARGENRVMAATEQAINSPLLETTMEGAKGVLISVAGGSDLGLMEVNNAASIVEEKADDDANIIFGTIIDDNLGDEVRVTIIATGFDEKANARPDRTGAPEQVVVEAEPAQETPTPAPSSSSLFEPREETRDYDSEPAQPVQPAQPAQPAEPQYEAPAPRHRYDDDRGGLFTDSRTSRSREEYRPRRREERLDDDLDVPDFLR from the coding sequence ATGACCTCTCCCAGCAACTACCTCGCCATGATCCGCGTCGTCGGAGTCGGCGGCGGCGGTGTCAACGCAGTTAACCGCATGATCGAAGAGGGCCTCAAGGGTGTTGAGTTCGTTGCCATCAACACCGACTCCCAGGCACTTCTGTTCACCGACGCTGACACCAAGCTCGACATCGGCCGCGAGGCCACCCGAGGCCTGGGTGCCGGCGCCAACCCCGAGGTCGGCCGCACCTCCGCAGAGGACCACAAGCAGGAGATCGAAGAGTCCCTGAAGGGCTCTGACATGGTGTTCGTCACCGCAGGTGAGGGCGGCGGTACCGGTACTGGTGCCGCTCCGGTCGTCGCCGGCATCGCCAAGAAAATGGGCGCGCTGACCATCGGTGTTGTCACCCGCCCGTTCTCCTTCGAGGGCAAGCGCCGCACCCGCCAGGCCCTGGAGGGCATCGAGGCGCTCAAGGAAGTCTGCGACACCGTGATCGTCATCCCGAATGACCGTCTGCTGCAGCTTGGTGACGCTGAGCTGTCCATGATGGAAGCGTTCCGCGCCGCTGACGAGGTGCTCTACAACGGTGTCCAAGGGATCACCAACCTGATCACCATCCCGGGCATGATCAATGTCGACTTCGCCGACGTTCGCTCCGTCATGGCTGATGCCGGCTCCGCCCTGATGGGTGTCGGCTCCGCACGCGGAGAGAACCGTGTCATGGCCGCCACCGAGCAGGCCATCAACTCCCCGCTGCTGGAAACGACGATGGAGGGCGCGAAGGGCGTTCTCATCTCCGTCGCCGGTGGTTCCGACCTGGGACTGATGGAGGTCAACAACGCCGCATCGATCGTCGAGGAGAAGGCTGACGACGACGCCAACATCATCTTCGGCACGATCATCGATGACAACCTGGGCGACGAGGTGCGCGTGACCATCATCGCCACTGGCTTCGACGAGAAGGCCAACGCCCGCCCGGACCGCACCGGTGCCCCGGAGCAGGTGGTCGTCGAGGCCGAACCGGCGCAGGAGACCCCGACCCCGGCGCCGTCCTCGAGCTCCCTGTTCGAACCGCGTGAAGAGACCCGCGACTACGACAGCGAGCCCGCCCAGCCCGTTCAGCCGGCCCAGCCCGCGCAGCCGGCAGAGCCCCAGTACGAAGCCCCCGCTCCGCGCCACCGCTACGACGATGACCGCGGCGGGCTGTTCACCGACTCCCGTACCAGCCGCAGCCGCGAAGAGTACCGCCCGCGCCGCCGGGAGGAGCGTCTGGACGACGACCTCGACGTGCCGGACTTCCTCCGCTAA
- a CDS encoding DNA polymerase IV codes for MTEHSRWVLHIDMDAFYASCEQLTRPTLKGRPVLVAGVTGRGVVAGASYEARKFGARSAMPTYRATRLVGPQAVLVTPRRKVYTTASRRVFEIIARHVDVVEQLSIDEAFMEPHELQGATPDEVRDWANTLRDQIREETGLPSSIGAGSGKQYAKIGSGLAKPDGTYIIPKAQQTDILHPLPVKELWGVGPVTGAKLTGAGIETIGDFAAMTEREVDIALGGVVGKQLWMLARGIDDRDVKPRAESKQISAEHTYPQDLTTTAEVEAAIRRAASDAHRRLLIDGRGARTATVKLKMADFHIESRSTTLPYATDDLETLVAAAFRIARYPDELGPIRLVGVGFSGLEDVMQDTLFPELDQAIIPHRVIPEETGVSDLADAPLPAFEEAAKTGWAATQDVFHPEYGHGWIQGAGHGFVTVRFETRATGPGKVKNFRADDPDLVPADPVNSLAWEEWLELQEQQGE; via the coding sequence ATGACAGAACACTCCCGCTGGGTCCTCCACATCGACATGGACGCCTTCTACGCGTCGTGCGAGCAGCTGACCCGTCCCACGCTCAAGGGCCGGCCCGTCCTTGTCGCCGGTGTCACGGGCAGGGGAGTGGTTGCCGGAGCGAGCTACGAGGCCCGCAAGTTCGGGGCGCGTTCCGCCATGCCCACCTACCGCGCCACCCGGCTCGTCGGCCCGCAGGCAGTTCTGGTCACACCACGAAGGAAGGTGTACACGACCGCCTCACGGCGCGTGTTCGAGATCATCGCCCGCCACGTCGACGTCGTGGAGCAGCTGTCCATCGACGAGGCATTCATGGAGCCGCACGAGCTCCAAGGCGCCACGCCTGATGAGGTCCGCGACTGGGCGAACACCCTGCGCGACCAGATCCGCGAGGAGACTGGTTTGCCCAGCTCGATCGGTGCCGGCAGCGGCAAGCAGTACGCCAAAATCGGCTCGGGCCTGGCCAAACCCGACGGCACGTACATCATTCCGAAAGCCCAGCAAACGGATATCCTCCACCCTTTGCCCGTCAAGGAGCTGTGGGGTGTAGGGCCGGTGACAGGGGCGAAGCTCACTGGCGCTGGCATCGAGACCATCGGAGACTTCGCGGCCATGACGGAAAGGGAGGTGGATATTGCTCTGGGGGGAGTCGTCGGCAAGCAATTGTGGATGTTGGCGCGCGGCATCGACGACCGCGACGTCAAACCGCGCGCCGAGTCGAAGCAGATCTCCGCGGAGCACACGTATCCGCAGGATCTGACCACCACAGCAGAAGTTGAGGCCGCCATCAGGCGCGCGGCATCCGACGCGCACCGCCGTTTGCTTATCGACGGCCGCGGCGCCCGCACCGCCACCGTCAAACTCAAAATGGCCGACTTTCATATTGAGTCCCGCTCAACAACGCTGCCGTACGCGACGGACGACCTGGAAACCTTGGTTGCGGCGGCCTTTCGTATCGCCCGCTACCCGGACGAGCTCGGACCGATCCGGCTGGTAGGCGTGGGTTTTTCTGGCCTGGAGGACGTCATGCAGGACACGTTGTTCCCGGAGTTGGACCAGGCGATCATCCCGCACCGGGTGATCCCGGAAGAAACGGGAGTGAGTGACCTTGCCGACGCACCCTTGCCCGCATTTGAGGAGGCGGCGAAAACCGGTTGGGCGGCCACCCAGGATGTGTTCCACCCCGAGTACGGCCACGGCTGGATCCAAGGGGCAGGCCACGGGTTTGTCACCGTCCGGTTTGAAACCCGCGCCACGGGCCCGGGGAAGGTGAAGAACTTCCGTGCGGACGACCCGGATCTTGTTCCTGCTGACCCGGTCAATTCTCTCGCGTGGGAGGAGTGGCTGGAGCTGCAGGAGCAACAGGGAGAATAA
- the pgeF gene encoding peptidoglycan editing factor PgeF, with translation MIDTTSRPVRMVFTGRAAGDLSLEDTRRTLGEKLGIERQVWMEQLHTNTVTVVDGATASPVEATDAIVTTTPKLALCVKVADCVPVLLADHASGVIAAAHAGRMGARNGIVRNTVETMVELGATPANIQALLGPAAAGESYEVPQDMADDVEKHLPGSRTRTKQGTPGIDVRAGLVRQLLGLGVTHIDADPRDTITDPDFFSYRREGQTGRQAGIIWLTGA, from the coding sequence ATGATTGACACCACTTCCCGCCCCGTCCGCATGGTCTTCACAGGCCGCGCGGCCGGGGATTTGTCTTTGGAGGACACCCGCCGCACCCTGGGGGAGAAGCTCGGCATCGAGCGTCAGGTGTGGATGGAGCAGCTCCACACCAATACCGTCACCGTGGTGGACGGCGCCACGGCTTCCCCGGTTGAAGCGACTGACGCGATTGTCACCACGACCCCGAAACTGGCGCTGTGCGTGAAAGTCGCCGACTGCGTGCCTGTCTTGCTCGCCGACCATGCCTCTGGCGTGATCGCCGCCGCGCACGCGGGCCGCATGGGTGCGCGCAACGGGATCGTCCGCAACACAGTGGAGACAATGGTCGAACTCGGCGCGACCCCGGCGAATATCCAGGCTCTTCTCGGACCGGCTGCGGCAGGGGAATCCTACGAGGTTCCGCAGGATATGGCTGATGACGTCGAAAAGCACTTGCCTGGCTCGCGCACCCGCACAAAGCAGGGCACACCGGGCATTGACGTGCGCGCAGGCCTGGTGCGCCAGTTGCTTGGCCTCGGCGTGACACACATTGACGCTGATCCGCGCGACACCATCACCGACCCCGACTTCTTTTCCTACCGCCGCGAAGGGCAAACCGGCCGCCAAGCCGGCATCATCTGGCTGACGGGAGCATGA
- a CDS encoding cell division protein SepF has product MSFSNSLKEFFGLGQYDPAVDPYYDDPAYEEAGSTSYSARGYVERDYEQRDYTAAIISVRPRNYNDAKEIGEPFRDGDAVVMDLSAVDKPTAMRLIDFAAGLCFAARGKMHKLSRTGDEHLVFAIVPENARTTVGELERAAHLR; this is encoded by the coding sequence ATGTCTTTCTCGAACAGCCTGAAGGAATTCTTCGGCCTCGGCCAGTACGATCCGGCCGTCGACCCGTACTACGATGACCCGGCTTACGAGGAAGCTGGCTCCACGTCCTACAGCGCCCGCGGCTACGTAGAGCGCGACTACGAACAGCGCGACTACACCGCAGCCATCATCAGCGTCCGCCCGCGCAACTACAACGACGCCAAGGAGATCGGCGAGCCGTTCCGTGACGGCGACGCAGTGGTGATGGACCTCTCCGCCGTGGACAAGCCGACCGCGATGCGGCTGATCGACTTTGCCGCAGGCCTGTGCTTCGCTGCCCGCGGCAAGATGCACAAGCTCTCCCGCACTGGTGATGAGCACCTGGTTTTCGCTATCGTTCCGGAGAACGCCCGCACCACCGTAGGCGAGCTGGAGCGCGCAGCACACCTGCGTTAG